From the genome of Elusimicrobiota bacterium, one region includes:
- a CDS encoding sodium:proton antiporter, which translates to MTEYILCFILFCIGLYAVVIKRHIIKIIIGIGIMEYAVNLLFILIGYKHGAGFPFIEENMKVMAGVSMVDPLPQAIVMISIIINLTVVAIMVALAVRIYEKYGTFDITKIKRLKG; encoded by the coding sequence ATGACGGAATATATTCTTTGTTTTATTCTGTTTTGTATAGGATTATACGCGGTTGTTATTAAGCGACACATTATTAAGATCATCATTGGTATCGGGATTATGGAGTATGCGGTTAATCTGTTATTTATTTTAATCGGTTATAAACACGGAGCGGGGTTTCCGTTTATTGAAGAAAACATGAAAGTTATGGCCGGAGTTAGTATGGTAGATCCTTTACCCCAGGCAATCGTTATGATTTCAATTATTATTAACTTAACGGTGGTTGCAATTATGGTAGCGCTGGCAGTAAGGATATACGAAAAATATGGAACATTTGATATCACCAAGATTAAAAGGTTAAAAGGATAA
- a CDS encoding MnhB domain-containing protein — protein MGNDNRQVTEIRGMSLVVKTVARISVGMILMFGVFTAFYGHINTGGGFAGGVIIALAMILMLVSYGRDIFTNRFDEYKALSFLALGVLGFLVLMSLGLFVKDGYFCMNIFDKGKPFGLISSGVILPSNLIVLFAESAGLLTIFLGLVYFKVWKGK, from the coding sequence ATGGGAAATGATAACCGCCAGGTAACCGAGATTAGAGGTATGTCGTTGGTTGTTAAGACTGTTGCCAGGATATCAGTTGGGATGATACTGATGTTCGGCGTGTTTACAGCGTTCTACGGACATATTAATACCGGTGGCGGATTTGCTGGAGGAGTTATTATAGCGCTGGCAATGATTTTGATGTTGGTATCCTATGGGCGTGATATTTTTACTAACCGGTTTGATGAGTATAAAGCGTTATCATTTTTGGCGTTGGGAGTCCTGGGGTTCTTGGTTCTTATGTCGTTAGGTTTATTTGTGAAAGACGGGTATTTTTGTATGAATATTTTTGATAAAGGTAAACCGTTTGGGTTGATAAGTTCGGGTGTGATTTTGCCTTCGAACTTAATAGTTCTTTTTGCGGAAAGCGCGGGGTTATTAACAATATTCCTGGGGTTAGTATATTTTAAGGTATGGAAGGGAAAATGA